In Anomaloglossus baeobatrachus isolate aAnoBae1 chromosome 10, aAnoBae1.hap1, whole genome shotgun sequence, the genomic window CCTCAGTCTTCTATTGTGATCGTTATATATGAGTCTCCTTCCTTCTACCTCAGTTTCCTCTAATGGAGTGAAATAACAAAATGTATTCTCCAACTATGTATAAAGAAAATTTATAAGTTCGAAATTCCGAAGCGACGATTTCATCTACTTAAACATTAAGATCGTTACTGGCAGGACATTCAAGTTAATTAAGTAGAAACATGGAAATAACAAGCTAAAAGAAGCGATTTATATCCTGATTATATTGCCTTCGGTGGTGCAGAAAGTTGCcttacatatatttatacattattaTGCTGCTTTTTCATAGTTATAAAGTGCAATTCCACCTATAAGATCTTGTAAATATGTCTTTGAACGTTTCTCACGGGTCAAGATATTGATATTTTGTTGCTTCAGGACGTATTTCCTTGAATCCTGAGGCTATTATAGGACTGATAATGTATGAAATGTCAAAGAATCCCATATAACGTAAATTAGGAGGTGCAGGAAGATTTAGAGGGAATGACGACCCTAATTCATCAGTTGATCTTTATTGCTCATTTACTAATAGTGAAATCCCTaattccattattattattatttatgctgacttatatagtgctgttaattctaCAGCAATTTATAGACATCATCATCAGAGATGAGTCATCCCGTGGAAACTCGGCTTGGTGGGTTCAGCCTGACTTTAGATACAGTTCGGCTTGGACCAAGACTTGACATGAACCCCAATGGTCAATTTTGGTCTTCGCCCACATACAGCATGCCATAATCTGATAACTTCCGTGGGTGGGGTGTTTCCATTTTTTTGGTGGGGCGCACACTTCATCTGATCACACTGTTACCCCAGTGCGAGACGTTCAAACACagtaagcggctcgcactgggctgagcactgagtgtacccgagcacagcgattggtttgcatacgtaaagcatccaaactccaaacccgaactctgttttttcttGTAAAGTCTGAGTTTGGTATGAGCaccaaacaccgaacctcgggttcgcccatctctagtcaccATCCTTGTCTCAAttgagtatgtctttggagtgtggcaggAAACCAGACAACCCAGAGGAAACtatcgcaaacatggggagaatatGCAGACTCATGAATTTTTGCCCAACAcaacactgctaaccactgagccacaatgctGCCTATTGATACAATGGAAATGCCTGGTCATTTGTTTATTatctattactagctgtagtacccgggcgttgcccgggattgtaactgtctcaCTCCCAGTCTCTgaatgtgtgttgctgtctgtctgtctctctgtctgtctctttccttgtctgtctgtgtgtatgtctctgtctgtctgtttctatctctctgtatttgtatcagtctatctgtctccatctctgtgtctgtctcttaccactTACAGTTGGTATTAAtagctatagctcccacctccattcactttaatggcggcaggatttttggCGAGTAATTGgaaagcgcggagttaaattttgccgcccaaacatagtctatgacgttccctgagtcacatggggtgtctgtgcaaaatttcatgattgtaaatgcaacggtgcggattcctttagcggacacacacacgcacacacacacgcacacacacacacacacacacacacacacacagacacacacacacacactcagctttatatattagatatgtctgTAAAGACAATACAGAAATTTCAAAGAAATTATGCAATAAAACAAATTCCAAAAAGGTCACATGACACACGGGCTGTGAAAGAACTAAATTTGGATTGTTAATAGAGATTAACAAACGGGGTTCGTAGTGAAAACGGACTTAAAAATCTCAGTGTCCAAGTTTGAAGTTCAGGTgctgtacgtatgctaaccacttgatcaAGCATCAGGGTGATTCGGTACACTTAGTGCTTGGTCCAGTGTGTGTCTCTTGAAGTCTCTGAATGGCACTTGCTGGGGGTAAAAATaatgttttcagatgtagtgtgtcccccccaaaaaaacatgcCCCTTGAAACAtgcccctggaaatgctctgtttatggctggctgtatgtgggtggaacgCCAAAGtatccaatcattgacttccaatggggtttgggTTCCAGGatcaggttcaggtcaagtctgggccccgaactgaactttatctaaagtccgtctgAATCCGGAAAACCCAAACTTCCattggtccgctcatctctaattattgaaTAACTAAAATTAGAAAATACTTTTTACGTCATACCACCACGTGAGAAGTCTTTATTGCTAGGGCTTTGGCTCTTAAAATATCCAGTGGTTGCTGAATTGAAGGGACAGAACCACTGAGCTGTACGGTTTGTGTACAGACAGCAATGCCCTATGACCCTAACGGACTGCCAAATATACAGGTGTTTGAATTCAGCCATAGTGGAGTATGGAGTCAGAGATTGTCTATGGATCGGTGTATAACTGTGCTCACATCTCCAGAGATTAAATGAGCTTTGCTGAATACAGGGAAAGCAGCACTTTATTAAGCACTTTTGGCTTTTCATCCCAACAATCAGCAGGTTTTCAACACCGCAGTCTAAACAAAACCTAACTTTTGACATTTTCAGCAATGTTTCACTTTAACAACTAGACTGACGGTTCTTCAAGGACTTATATTTACTGGTTATCTCTTGATTTTAGATGGAATTGCTCTTTAGATTGGATACAATATTTTGCACTTGCTTATAGAACATCATACATGCATCAGCTTCATCTGTCAGTCTTGTCTGATGGAGCAATAAGTAGGTCCTAGGCCTCTCACTGTGCAGTCAGTAGTTTCAGAATCACACCGTCCACAATGGCAATCAACTGCCACCGCATAAGTGTAGAAAGGATCTACATTCTCAGGGCAGCCAGGGATTTTCACAGTTTCATAAGTTATGTCTGTATATGTGCAGACTCCTTGTTTTTCAGACTTGCGGGGGTACCTTAAATTAGGATCCTGAAATAAgaacacattatatattatatacaaccAGGTATCATCAAATTTACTTAGAATAAATGCACATGTCATTGAAATATAACTGTTCTATTGATTACATTTCTACAAGTAAAAAAACAGGTCATGATTGACGCATACAGAAATCACAGGGCTCAATAGATAAATTCATACAGGGACCAAAACACTACTAACATCCACCTTTAATGGAATTGGTCATTTCACAAAATGCTACTAAACTTTAGATATGGGGATAATCTGAGAACACTGCTGCCAGGGGGAAATTAACTTTTTTTCCTCCTGGCAgcttccggctttcagtcatagacatGTGGCTAAcgcagcttcagtcactgctcagtaactAATGAGCTCTGGATGTAATCAtgccccggcactgactgacagtcagctctgtactgatgcactgctGAGCTGGTGGTCAGTCAGTGTCGGAGTGcaggtatgtggcgcccctgaggcttcagttgccacagagtactaCAACTCCcttaaggtgtagtgcttaacctggacccagaggaggttggtaccggtttTACCAATTCCACACTCTAATACACAACCagattgccctccccaatggggaccgggctagggtagggtcttaaggttgccttcaaacataGGGGGCACCAcctactagtgacagggacccaggcaagagcagccactcagggggagttaaAAGCCTATATAACAgttaaggagttctccagcaggagaggacaggAGCAGACATGTCTTACtggtgctctggtgggacacaagAGTTCAtgtggttgccgaggggagagcttcattgctccctcggaaccggcgcCAAGCAGGGTGCAGGACCCTTGGAAAGGTCaatctccaagttggttttccagaatctgccgggaaggggaggtttcaagcttccctggccacacagagcctGAAAGCACAGTGCTAAATAGGGTCtggggccttggacagcaccaggctCCATTGCAGAGCCAtggcacctgcaaatagggacaagagtactactcgagacaaACTGGGGTCCCAAATAGCTTTATGCCATGGGGATCCAACACAcggcgctaggaggaagggactCACCGAGCACCACACTGGCCTGACCTCCGAAGGAATCCAGGtttgacggggcccatcacagcgggtgaccggtactacctgGGTGAGCAGCACCAAAaaatgagtaaagacacctggaatcggggggcgtggccagcgggcagcatgagcggtcgcacttGAGAGCAGCTCCGCTATCTAATGCTGATTTACTACATTAATCCTgctgaaattggtgcctaaatacacatcCGGATTACGTGTGGTGCGGTGATTATCCTGATCGGTAATATGAGTAGAGGTCGCAGCGCTGCGccggctgagaagctgaagaaatttgaccgggactcccagcaagatggcgccgacaaACAGGCAGAGCGGGAAGCCAGCGAGGCGGAGGAAGGGGAGGACATGGAGGCCGGATCTGAGGGATCGCAGGAGATGACCTTACAGCAAGTCACTAcgcaattacttgcagcgatccaggattcgaaagtgtcgctgacgggcaaaattgaggaggttaagatcgatgtgggtctcctcaggctggacttgcaaaacctaagagagcgggtaaaggagacggaacAGAGGATCTCCACGCTAgaggacgacgcaagagcgacgccgggcagactatCCTCCTTGGAAAGTTCGGCAAACAACTGGGCACAGAGGGCTGATGACCTAGAGAACCGTCTGCTTCGCAATAACTTAAGAATCCTAGGGATGCCGGAGAgaacagaagggagcgacccatgtaagtttatggaaacatggctctccgaaactttccctgatgcgacgttgTCTGCGGCTTTTgccatagaaagagcccatcgGGTGCCGGCCAggcctcctcccccgggagcgcagcccaGACCCCTCTTGGCCCGACTATTGAGC contains:
- the FSHB gene encoding follitropin subunit beta; protein product: MEKLFLYVLVLCWKIMPCTTCEMSNITIVLEKEECSACISVNATWCSGYCSTKDPNLRYPRKSEKQGVCTYTDITYETVKIPGCPENVDPFYTYAVAVDCHCGRCDSETTDCTVRGLGPTYCSIRQD